A section of the Oncorhynchus gorbuscha isolate QuinsamMale2020 ecotype Even-year linkage group LG04, OgorEven_v1.0, whole genome shotgun sequence genome encodes:
- the LOC124034036 gene encoding coiled-coil domain-containing protein 60-like isoform X4 gives MTTHRNAALDPRHFVIIKPLPILKPSGEMRQARSRTVWSACQTTREQVFWDNYHRRQWQLSRQGYRAAPWRPYEEVGQPLYLETKRLILESLGQPVEEATKADPLPEEDVPVCTTPSDSPGANKSLPFRCPQAGKREDAVSLRKHLGHTSRLVSAVRQGRGYFQLLQMKEKEQEEAQQREQKRKEEWQRGQPRPPCSESDSDSDPGRKKAQSARPFTPIHRSLTSPQASEPPQGPIFRQLCCLNWLLEALTLDRTGRAGPVTSCWDLKDPGQGKTTLKTLNKERAIETKWDQFVSLQKPRRTGSRPSRSSSGRLYLLKGSSLSVASSSALTTPTLLGSLSSLGPGIEDTGATLTGAIVTATGASQDSAEQPGAGGDSETELPMSEYLQKLLDEVHQSVTKEFGDPELIHGDGTLTVGYRPPTQSTPQRGDNTTRPKTKDTPRPKSCPAKPLSATSELISSKRSMLWDMRTAYEERAEELAQIFSDSLDHNAREGGLPVLSSKALFVQ, from the exons ATGACGACTCATCGAAATGCAGCACTAGACCCGCGTCACTTCGTAATAATCAAACCGCTTCCGATTCTTAAACCGTCGGGAGAAATGCGCCAGGCCCGGAGCAGAACGGTGTGGTCTGCCTGTCAGACGACCAGGGAGCAGGTGTTCTGGGATAACTATCACCGACGACAGTGGCAGCTGAGCCGGCAGGGCTATAGAGCAGCCCCCTGGAGACCCTATGAGGAGGTCGGACAACCGCTCTACCTTGAAACCAAGAGACTCATACTAGAATCACTGGGGCAACCTGTGGAAGAG GCTACAAAGGCTGATCCCTTACCAGAAGAGGATGTGCCTGTTTGCACCACTCCATCAGATTCCCCAGGAGcaaacaag AGCTTGCCATTTCGTTGCCCCcaggcagggaagagagaggatgcAGTATCTCTTAGGAAGCATCTGGGACATACCAG CCGTTTGGTGTCAGCGGTCAGACAGGGCCGGGGTTACTTCCAACTCCTCCAGATGAAGGAGAAGGAACAGGAGGAGGCGcagcagagggagcagaagaggaaagaggagtggCAGCGTGGCCAGCCCCGACCTCCCTGCTCAGAGTCTGACTCTGACAGCGACCCAGGGAGGAAGAAGGCCCAGTCAGCTCGACCTTTCACCCCCATCCACCGCTCTCTGACTTCCCCTCAGGCCTCTGAGCCACCACA AGGGCCCATATTCCGCCAGCTGTGCTGTCTGAACTGGTTGCTGGAGGCCCTGACTCTGGACAGGACCGGGAGAGCTGGACCAGTCACGTCCTGCTGGGATCTCAA GGACCCTGGCCAAGGAAAAACTACCCTAAAGACCCTGAATAAAGAGAGAGCCATAGAGACCAAATGGGACCAGTTTGTGTCTCTGCAAAAG CCACGTAGAACAGGCTCCAGGCCCTCCCGCTCCTCCTCTGGTCGTCTGTACCTGTTGAAGGGGTCCTCCCTGAGCGTAGCCTCCTCCTCAGCCCTCACCACCCCTACCCTTCTGGGCAGCCTGTCCTCCCTGGGCCCTGGGATAGAAGACACTGGAGCTACATTAACTGGAGCTATAGTGACTGCCACTGGAGCCAGCCAGGATAGTGCGGAGCAACCAGGAGCAGGAGGGGACTCCGAGACAGAGCTGCCCATGTCAGAGT ACCTTCAGAAGCTGCTGGATGAAGTCCACCAGAGTGTCACCAAAGAATTCGGTGATCCAGAGCTGATTCATGGCGACGGCACTTTGACTGTCGGATACCG GCCACCTACCCAATCCACCCCTCAGAGAGGGGACAACACAACACGCCCCAAGACCAAAGACACACCAAGACCCAAAAG TTGTCCTGCCAAGCCTCTGTCAGCCACCAGTGAGTTGATCAGCAGTAAGAGGTCCATGCTGTGGGATATGAGGACAGCCtatgaggagagagcagaggagctgGCCCAGATCTTCAGTGACAGTCTGGACCACAATGCCAG AGAGGGAGGCCTGCCTGTGTTGTCTTCTAAAGCCTTGTTTGTTCAATGA